The sequence GGTGTCGGCAGGGAAGTCCGCCGAGCCATCGAGGAACACGTAGCCGCAGATGTAGGCGGAGCTGCCGCCAGAAGCGGCGAAAACCATGGCAGGTGTTGCGAGCAGGAGTAGTGCCGATACCGCAGCAAGCGATAGAGAGATGCGTGTGGACATGTCCGTCTGCCTCCTCTAAGGTCTCCGATGGGGCAACCAGGCCCCTCCGGGACCATCCCGGTAGGGAGGAACTAGGCTTTGCGACCGACTCTGGGTGGTGTGATGGAGGCTGCGGTGGTCGTCAGTGCAGTGTGTGCGGCCCCAACTGGCGGAAGAAATCACAGAGCATGTCGTCCAGAGCACTTCGCTGCTGAGCCGCGGTCAGGCGCCTCGGGAGACCTAACGGGGGGTCGGAAGGAGATACGATCAGCCGGTTGCTATCTGGCACCCGACCGAGGTCGCGAGCGGCCTCGGAGGGCGTCGAAGCAGGACCCTTTGGCGAAGCTGATCGCCGAACCTCGCGACACTCGGTTAGTGGGGCCTCCCATATGGAGGAACCGGCGTCGTTGAGCAGGCGACACTGAAGATCAGTACGACGTGCTTGGACAGTCACACCCATGTCACCATCCTCCACCACAACTGTTACGATATGAGAATAGGCGGGGGGTGCTGACAAGTCAATAAACGGCCACTTAAGATAATCTAATGTTTCGCTCAAGCCCTTAGGGATATATAATAGGGTAAAAGGAGTCTAGGATGAGTCGTCAGGACAAGACAAAGTGGTAATAGCCACCTAAAAGGTGTTTATAGATTCGGGCCGGCTCGAGCGTAGTGGGTTTTTGTACCTCCCTGATGCGTACACAGTAACGACGGCGCGGGGCGGGGAAGGTAACCGGCCATCCGGTAGCGAAGCATGCAGCAGCACTCTAGCTTCTTAGGAGGTAATGCAGGGTGAACAGTGATTCCCGTAAGTTCCTTGAAGCCCTGGTCAATGCACCGTCGCCGTCTGGATTCGAGCAGCCGGTGCAGAGGATTGTCCGGGCTCGTGCCGACAAGTATGCCGACGAGGTCAGGACCGACGTCCATGGCAACGTGATCGCCGTCAAGAACCCCGAGGGTTTCCCCCGCGTCATGCTAGCCGGCCACTGTGACCAGATCGGGCTCATGGTCCAGCACATCACGGGGGAGGGCTACCTCAAGTTCGCTCCCATCGGCGGCATCGACGCAACGATCCTGGCCGGTGCGGCTGTGACGGTCCACGCCGCCAAGGGGCCCTTGGTTGGCGTCATCGGTCGCAAACCCGTACACCTCATGTCGCCCGAGGAGAGGGAGAAGGGACGCGTCGATCTGGACCAGCTCTTCATCGACATCGGCGCCAAAGACAAGAAGGCAGCCGAGAAGCTGGTAGCCATTGGCGACTGCGCGACCTTCAACCTGGGGATGCGTGCACTCGAGGGTGACCTGGTAGTTGCCGCCGGCTTCGACGACAAGGTCGGCTCCTTCGTCGCGATGGAGGTCCTGCGTGTACTCAAGGACGAGAAGCTGGAATGCGGCCTGTTCAGTGTCTCGACCGTGCAGGAGGAGGTTGGGCTGCGCGGGGCCCACACCAGCGCTTTCGGGATTGACCCGCAGGTAGGCATTGCGATCGA is a genomic window of Armatimonadia bacterium containing:
- a CDS encoding M42 family metallopeptidase — its product is MNSDSRKFLEALVNAPSPSGFEQPVQRIVRARADKYADEVRTDVHGNVIAVKNPEGFPRVMLAGHCDQIGLMVQHITGEGYLKFAPIGGIDATILAGAAVTVHAAKGPLVGVIGRKPVHLMSPEEREKGRVDLDQLFIDIGAKDKKAAEKLVAIGDCATFNLGMRALEGDLVVAAGFDDKVGSFVAMEVLRVLKDEKLECGLFSVSTVQEEVGLRGAHTSAFGIDPQVGIAIDVTHATDYPGTDCGKTGEIKMGEGPAIARGANINPILGEMLINTAKKGKIPYQVEPAPRGTGTDANAIQITRAGVAAALVSIPNRYMHTAVEVVSLGDLDNAVKVIAETVKQISKTTDFTPL